Below is a window of Pagrus major chromosome 21, Pma_NU_1.0 DNA.
tcccatttaacagcggtggacgcggccttcaaggtctctctgAAGGACCCGGCcctcgtgggccgcaaaggccgcgtccttgaaggctgcagcccctgaatttggacacagccacagtgtGTGAGGTGTTGATGCTAAGCCCCGCCccctgtgtgcaggtgtgtgacCCGTGTTGACCTCAACGGGCGTTGCCGTGGGCGATGGCTCTGATTGAAGGTGTGGGAGACGAGGTGACACTGCTGTTCGgctccctgctgctcctcctggtgCTCCTGCTCGCCTGGATCTCCACTCGCACCGCCGAGCCCCCAGAACACCTGTTCTCCTCCACCACAGGCCCCGCCCCTTCACAGAGGAGCAGCTCCACCCACCAGGAcacacctccctcctccaccaacaccacctcttcacccccctccccctccagcTCTGTGAGTGACAGCTCTCTGACAGAGGCTCCGCCCACCAACAACTCCACccaggaggagaaggatgagGGGGGCGAGaggggggaggcagggggaggagatggtgttaggagcagaggaggaggaggaggaggaggaggaggagagccttCATCCTCTCAGAGGAACATGGTGCTCCGACTGAAGTTTCTCAACGACACCGAGAGGACGGCTCAGGTCCAACCACAGGACACCATCGGATACATCAAACGGTactacacagtactacacagtactacacagtactacacactgatacacagtactacacacagtactacacactgatacacacagtactacacagtactacacacagtactacacactgatacacagtactacacacagtactacacactgatacacacagtactacacagtactacacacagtactacacactgatacacacagtactacacagtactacacacagtactacacactgATAgacacagtactacacagtactacacacagtactacacactgatacacagtactacacacagtgctacacactgatgcacacagtactacacactgatacacacagtactacacagtactacacactgatacacacagtactacacactgatacacacagtactacacagtactacacactgatacacagtactacacacagtactacacactaGTGCTGTGCGATATGGACAAAATTTTATATCTTGATAACGATTTATATCCCGATATAGTATTTTTTCttagaattatatatatatattcaaatcaaTCACATCTCAGCACTATTTTTGATAACCATGTGAATGAAGGGCAGATGAATGgcactttctccttttattcGTGCCTTTTTGCAGGACTGTCACAACAAATAAGTATCCGCGTCTGATGTAACGTAACTAGTAACGTTATTTTCGTCTCCCATTGCGCCCTCCTCCGTCTCCGCCACGCTGCTTTGCCTCTGTTTACTCCCGGGCGACCGGTGCCGTAAACGAGTCCTTGCGGGTGACGTAAAAATGCCTCCACAAAGCAGCAGCGTTGCTGCAGTTACATTCGCCTTCATACAGTGaacttgttttgaactcaaCATTTGGATATCCAACGGTCATTCCGACGTTGAGTTGTGCTTTACACGGCGTATTGAATCACAACCGTAGTGTACGTTAGCGTTAGTGTAGCAACGGTGCTAAACAAGTAGCCTACACGTTAAAATTACGATAGAAACAACAGAGGGTTATATCCTACGGTAGACATTTTTATATCGCGCTACGATATGTATCGTAATATCGCACAGCTctactacacactgtactacacacagtactacacactgatacacacagtctctcctctctctcaggaCCTGAACAGTGTCTCTGgttctgacctctgacctctcctctctttcaggACCTACTTTGCGGGTCAGGAACAGCAGGTCCGGTTGATCTATCAGggtcagctgctgcaggacgaCGCTCAGACTTTGGCCTCTCTGAACCTGGTCCATAATTGCGTTCTGCACTGTCACATCTCACAGCACACTGGTCGGGGGGCAGCAGGGGGCCCGCGGCCCGCCGACCAGGTGCAGGTGGCTCTAAACGTTGGCAGCCTGATGGTCCCCCTGCTAGTCCTCATGCTGTCCGTGCTGTGGTACTGTCAGATCCAGTACCGGCAGTTCTTCACCGCTCCGGCCACCGCCTCGCTGGTCGGAGTCACCATCTTCCTCAGCCTGGTGGCCTTCGGAGTCTACCGCCGCTAGCTGCTCTTTGATTGgctgctgcttctgtctgtgACCTTTTGACCTCTGAGCCGGCGGGACTCAAACCTGCGGGACAAAATGGACGCTGATagttaatgtttctttttctgt
It encodes the following:
- the tmub1 gene encoding transmembrane and ubiquitin-like domain-containing protein 1; its protein translation is MALIEGVGDEVTLLFGSLLLLLVLLLAWISTRTAEPPEHLFSSTTGPAPSQRSSSTHQDTPPSSTNTTSSPPSPSSSVSDSSLTEAPPTNNSTQEEKDEGGERGEAGGGDGVRSRGGGGGGGGGEPSSSQRNMVLRLKFLNDTERTAQVQPQDTIGYIKRTYFAGQEQQVRLIYQGQLLQDDAQTLASLNLVHNCVLHCHISQHTGRGAAGGPRPADQVQVALNVGSLMVPLLVLMLSVLWYCQIQYRQFFTAPATASLVGVTIFLSLVAFGVYRR